In a single window of the Desulfatirhabdium butyrativorans DSM 18734 genome:
- a CDS encoding CHAT domain-containing protein, with translation MFKISVCFSKTIFACKHICFYFYASPLLVLLIFFSPVLTFGTDTAAILARYPSERYQAIEELMQQAETANKLQQFEKQTQILLEVVRIYQSYARYMEAESVLEKALHLARVTNNERMAAWGTTYMGMQKLITGNAREAAPYLETSLSKAKELDDRQLLAACCNHLGLYWMTQQHVQNALSYFERSIQASSDPVLTAMALTNAAKASMGFLPAEVAMGFAGKAAQTYRNLADSEEKVIGLLANGEIYLSLWKEQKIDREACLSSAYPLFQDALQTAKQLNSHHLLAMAYGSLGLLYEKAGKLDEALQLSRLALWSAQQSEEFSLYRWLWQIGRIHSLQGNTDAAISAYRQAAERLEAVRLDILNRSLASQKTFRDRVGSLFLELANLLIRKADAASAGPSKQALLLEARDRMEQLKIAELQDYFQDQCVVAYSSTKARLDTISLNTAILYPIMLPDHTEILVSIGNDIHHFAVPVDYTTLANEIQLFRSRLEKRITREYMRPAQRLYDWLVRPTKELLDRNQIRTIVVVPDGPLRSIPFAAMHDGSEFLVQRYAIGVTPGLYLTDPKPIDHLDIKVLVMGLSEATQGFPALPYVTQEVDQITSLIPGVAILNQHFLVPDIQQRLSEDNFSIVHIASHSLFTGDKDHSYILTYDDRLNIQQLDQCLGIFRFRQKPLEVLTLSACETAVGDDRAALGLAGIAIKAGARSALASLWSIHDQTTSMLVTRFYKELLKPGVSRTQALQTAQMMLMKDERYAHPIYWAPFLLIANWL, from the coding sequence ATGTTCAAGATTTCTGTCTGTTTTTCCAAAACCATCTTCGCGTGTAAGCATATATGTTTTTATTTTTATGCAAGCCCACTTCTGGTTCTGTTGATCTTTTTTAGCCCGGTTCTCACGTTCGGGACGGATACCGCCGCCATTCTGGCCCGCTACCCAAGCGAGCGCTATCAGGCGATCGAGGAACTGATGCAACAGGCCGAGACTGCAAACAAATTGCAGCAATTCGAAAAACAGACTCAAATCCTGCTTGAGGTGGTGCGGATTTATCAGTCCTATGCTCGCTATATGGAGGCTGAATCGGTTCTGGAAAAGGCCTTGCACCTGGCACGTGTCACAAACAACGAGCGAATGGCCGCCTGGGGAACAACCTACATGGGAATGCAGAAGCTGATTACCGGCAATGCACGGGAAGCTGCTCCTTATCTTGAAACCAGCCTTTCCAAGGCGAAAGAACTCGATGACCGGCAGCTATTGGCTGCCTGCTGCAACCATTTGGGTCTGTATTGGATGACGCAGCAACATGTTCAAAATGCTCTGTCTTATTTCGAGCGAAGTATTCAGGCCTCATCGGACCCGGTGCTTACGGCAATGGCACTCACCAATGCGGCGAAGGCTTCCATGGGCTTCCTGCCGGCGGAGGTTGCGATGGGTTTTGCGGGCAAGGCGGCACAAACTTACCGAAATCTTGCAGATTCGGAAGAGAAAGTCATTGGCTTGCTTGCGAATGGGGAAATATACCTCTCGCTGTGGAAGGAGCAAAAAATCGATCGGGAAGCATGCCTTTCATCTGCATATCCGCTTTTCCAGGATGCTCTGCAAACCGCCAAACAGTTGAACAGCCACCATCTGCTGGCCATGGCCTACGGAAGTCTTGGACTTTTATATGAGAAAGCAGGGAAACTCGATGAAGCGCTTCAATTGAGTCGATTGGCGCTTTGGTCAGCTCAGCAATCCGAGGAATTTTCATTGTATCGATGGCTGTGGCAAATTGGCAGAATTCATTCTTTGCAAGGTAACACGGATGCGGCCATCTCTGCATATCGTCAGGCTGCGGAGCGGCTCGAAGCTGTTCGTCTGGATATTCTTAACCGTTCTTTGGCGTCTCAGAAGACATTTCGGGATCGTGTCGGATCTCTGTTTCTGGAACTGGCCAATCTGTTGATCCGGAAGGCCGATGCCGCAAGCGCTGGACCTTCAAAACAAGCGCTGCTTCTTGAAGCAAGGGATCGAATGGAGCAGCTCAAGATCGCCGAACTGCAGGACTATTTTCAGGATCAGTGCGTCGTGGCATACAGCAGCACAAAAGCAAGACTGGATACCATTTCGCTGAACACGGCGATCCTCTACCCCATCATGCTGCCCGATCACACCGAAATACTGGTGAGTATCGGTAACGACATTCATCATTTCGCTGTCCCGGTCGACTACACAACCTTGGCCAACGAAATCCAGCTCTTTCGATCCAGGCTCGAAAAGCGGATTACCCGTGAGTATATGCGGCCAGCTCAACGATTGTACGACTGGCTGGTTCGTCCGACGAAAGAGTTGCTGGATCGCAATCAGATCCGAACCATTGTTGTCGTACCTGATGGGCCCTTGCGAAGCATTCCGTTTGCCGCAATGCACGATGGATCTGAATTTCTGGTTCAGCGGTATGCGATCGGCGTCACCCCGGGCCTGTATCTGACCGATCCGAAACCGATCGATCATCTGGACATCAAGGTCCTTGTAATGGGGTTGAGTGAAGCCACGCAGGGTTTTCCTGCCTTACCGTATGTAACGCAGGAAGTCGACCAGATCACCAGCCTGATCCCGGGTGTGGCGATCCTGAACCAGCATTTCCTCGTGCCTGACATTCAGCAACGGTTGAGTGAAGACAATTTCTCTATCGTCCATATCGCCTCGCATAGTCTTTTTACCGGGGACAAGGACCACAGTTATATTTTGACCTATGATGATCGGTTGAACATCCAGCAACTGGATCAATGCCTCGGAATCTTTCGATTCCGGCAAAAGCCGTTGGAAGTGTTGACATTGAGCGCATGTGAAACTGCGGTAGGAGATGATCGTGCCGCTCTGGGGCTCGCCGGAATTGCCATCAAGGCCGGAGCTCGCAGTGCCCTTGCGTCTCTCTGGTCGATCCATGATCAGACGACAAGTATGCTGGTCACCAGGTTTTACAAGGAACTGCTCAAGCCGGGAGTCAGCCGTACCCAGGCGCTTCAAACCGCCCAAATGATGCTGATGAAAGATGAGCGCTATGCCCATCCGATCTATTGGGCGCCATTCCTGTTGATTGCAAATTGGCTGTGA